One segment of Actinomyces sp. 432 DNA contains the following:
- a CDS encoding cation:proton antiporter family protein, translated as MIPAVYLLAVVVFGFTATLLRLPPLVGFLAAGFVLGSSPLPNLGFVEVLGDLGVAVLLFTIGLKLDLRVLRRREVAGTALIVMVVLTVLGTAVVAAMLAAGLQLGAATPTGVAAVGFALSFSSTVVVVKLLEDRDDAGSLYGRIAIGVLVLQDIAAVAYMTAVSGRTPSPWAAALVLLWPASRLFGKVLDRIDHREMRALFGMSMALLPGYLLFDLVGIDGDLGALIMGALLASHPAAKELSGALFTIKEILLVGFFLAIGLDGIPETASFAFAGVLLLLLPVRSLVYTMVVRTLGMRRRTSVLTGLALTAYSEFALIVVGTASEHGLLGREWPAAVSLALALSFVVSATVNHKPVALVQWMSALLPHRPVAALHPDEQPLPLDGVSTVVFGMGRAGRSTYTRLYADGHSGVLGIDNDATKVEELTRQGFNVIEADATDRQFWERLGAVQVSTVVLAMSSPGANVHVLEWLDRTRFAGRVLAIARYDDEAATMRDAGVDVVINLYEGAGEALARAAESLGTDAPASADADGS; from the coding sequence ATGATCCCCGCCGTGTATCTACTGGCCGTGGTGGTCTTCGGATTCACCGCCACCCTGCTGCGGCTACCGCCGCTGGTCGGGTTCTTGGCCGCCGGATTCGTGCTGGGATCATCGCCGCTGCCGAACCTGGGGTTCGTAGAGGTGCTGGGAGACCTCGGGGTTGCGGTCCTGCTGTTCACCATTGGGCTCAAGCTTGACCTGCGCGTACTGCGCCGCAGGGAGGTAGCGGGCACGGCACTCATCGTCATGGTGGTGCTGACCGTCCTCGGCACGGCGGTTGTGGCGGCGATGCTGGCGGCGGGCCTGCAGCTGGGCGCCGCTACACCCACGGGCGTGGCGGCAGTCGGCTTCGCCCTGTCCTTCTCCTCGACGGTGGTGGTTGTCAAGCTACTCGAGGACCGCGATGATGCCGGCTCCCTGTACGGGCGTATCGCTATCGGTGTGCTCGTGCTGCAGGACATTGCTGCAGTCGCCTACATGACCGCCGTGTCAGGGCGTACGCCGAGCCCGTGGGCAGCCGCCCTGGTGCTGCTGTGGCCGGCATCCCGACTGTTCGGGAAAGTGCTCGACCGCATTGACCACCGGGAGATGCGTGCCCTGTTCGGCATGTCTATGGCGCTGCTTCCCGGCTACCTGCTGTTCGATCTGGTTGGCATCGACGGTGATCTGGGCGCCCTCATCATGGGCGCGCTACTAGCCTCGCACCCGGCCGCGAAGGAGTTGTCCGGCGCCCTGTTCACCATCAAGGAGATCCTGCTGGTGGGGTTCTTCCTCGCCATCGGGCTGGACGGTATCCCCGAGACCGCGTCCTTCGCCTTCGCGGGCGTGCTGCTACTCCTGCTGCCGGTGCGCTCGCTCGTGTACACCATGGTGGTGCGTACGCTGGGCATGCGGCGCCGCACCTCGGTGCTCACCGGCCTGGCACTGACGGCATACAGCGAGTTCGCGCTGATAGTGGTGGGCACGGCCTCCGAGCACGGGTTGCTGGGCCGGGAGTGGCCCGCCGCGGTCTCCTTGGCGCTAGCGCTGTCCTTCGTGGTGTCCGCCACGGTCAACCACAAGCCAGTCGCACTGGTGCAGTGGATGTCCGCGCTCCTGCCCCACCGGCCGGTAGCCGCACTGCACCCGGACGAGCAGCCCCTGCCGCTGGATGGCGTCAGCACGGTCGTGTTCGGCATGGGGCGCGCCGGACGCTCCACCTACACCCGGCTGTACGCCGACGGGCATAGCGGCGTGCTCGGTATCGACAATGACGCCACCAAGGTGGAGGAGCTGACGCGTCAGGGATTCAACGTCATTGAGGCCGACGCCACCGACCGGCAGTTCTGGGAGCGGCTGGGAGCCGTGCAGGTCTCCACGGTGGTGTTGGCCATGTCCTCGCCGGGTGCGAATGTGCACGTGCTGGAATGGCTGGACCGCACAAGGTTCGCCGGCCGGGTCCTGGCGATCGCCCGCTACGACGATGAGGCCGCCACCATGCGGGACGCGGGCGTCGACGTGGTTATCAACCTGTACGAGGGCGCCGGTGAGGCGCTTGCCCGTGCGGCTGAGTCACTGGGGACCGATGCGCCCGCATCAGCGGACGCCGACGGCTCCTGA
- a CDS encoding DEAD/DEAH box helicase, with protein sequence MTSTPTGPSAPFGTPDEAPLGIDDLFSAQIGGAPVSTSPSDVSAAPSPASPEGAASDEHADTVAAPADADSGPAFVSPPSADSFDTPASSDSPEDPEGLEDEHEEDDVDLNLPENDPEYPETDSDPGQDEYDDLAAGDAPEDGAGAEDADVEEDDDAAQTREDQEDTEASAEAPAEVTFDALGLPADLLKAVKDMGFEVPTPIQREAIPVLLSGRDVVGIAQTGTGKTAAFGLPLLDAVDARDGAVQALVLAPTRELALQSAEAITDMASRSRGLDVVAVYGGAPYGPQIGALRDGAQVVVGTPGRIIDLIEKGALSLDEVKYFVLDEADEMLRMGFAEDVETIAATIPAERRTALFSATMPPAIQEVARQHLDNPVRVEVARQASTVDTVHQTYAVVPFRHKIGAAARVLAVTDAEAALVFVRTKSTAEDVAIELAGRGIQAAAISGDVPQRERERLVERLRAGTLDVLVATDVAARGLDVDRIGLVVNFDVPREAEAYVHRIGRTGRAGRHGEAVTFLTPKEKGKLRQIERLTGTRLEEVTLPSPADVSAHRAGKLLERAAARYERGRLEMYTELVAAKSEELGVDADELAATLLALAVGDEGPRRRRDGERPRRGSREELLDEDGSFVSASFEGGRDDRRGRRGDRIDGKPGAGRGGRRRHEDGSGTVYRIEVGHRDRVLPGAIVGALANEGSISGSDIGKIDIMQSFSLVEIHTPLSQEQLENMRHATFAGRELRIRVDEGPGHGWDGPRGGRSGGGYRGGRNNDRGSGRYDRGGFKRRYDRDDRRNDRNDRSGRWDNRGWDGRRKGGFRGNRDGR encoded by the coding sequence ATGACATCTACCCCGACTGGGCCCTCTGCGCCCTTCGGCACCCCCGATGAGGCCCCCCTGGGCATCGACGACCTGTTCAGCGCGCAGATCGGCGGCGCGCCTGTAAGCACATCACCCTCTGACGTCTCCGCCGCACCGAGCCCGGCGAGCCCGGAGGGCGCTGCCTCGGACGAGCATGCGGACACCGTCGCCGCTCCTGCCGATGCCGACTCCGGCCCCGCCTTCGTTTCGCCCCCGTCGGCGGATTCCTTTGACACTCCGGCGTCCTCCGACTCCCCTGAGGATCCGGAGGGCCTCGAGGACGAGCACGAGGAGGACGACGTCGACCTGAACCTTCCGGAGAACGACCCCGAGTACCCCGAGACCGACTCGGACCCCGGGCAGGACGAGTATGACGACCTCGCCGCCGGTGATGCCCCAGAGGACGGGGCCGGCGCCGAAGACGCGGACGTCGAGGAAGATGACGACGCGGCACAGACGCGGGAGGATCAGGAGGATACGGAGGCCTCCGCGGAGGCTCCCGCAGAGGTAACCTTCGATGCTCTTGGGCTTCCGGCCGACCTGCTGAAGGCGGTAAAGGACATGGGCTTCGAGGTTCCGACCCCGATTCAGCGTGAGGCCATCCCCGTACTGCTGTCCGGACGCGACGTCGTGGGCATCGCCCAGACGGGAACAGGCAAGACCGCTGCCTTCGGACTGCCGCTGCTGGACGCCGTCGACGCCCGCGACGGCGCGGTACAGGCCCTGGTGCTGGCGCCGACTCGTGAGTTGGCGCTGCAGAGCGCCGAGGCCATCACCGACATGGCGTCCCGCTCACGCGGACTCGACGTCGTCGCCGTATACGGCGGCGCGCCCTACGGGCCGCAGATCGGGGCGCTCAGGGACGGCGCCCAGGTGGTCGTGGGCACCCCCGGACGCATCATCGACCTGATCGAGAAGGGCGCTCTGAGCCTGGATGAGGTGAAGTACTTCGTCCTGGATGAGGCCGACGAGATGCTGCGCATGGGATTCGCCGAGGACGTGGAGACGATCGCCGCCACCATTCCGGCCGAGCGCCGCACCGCCCTGTTCTCCGCCACCATGCCGCCCGCCATTCAGGAGGTCGCCCGCCAGCACCTGGACAACCCGGTGCGTGTGGAGGTAGCCCGTCAGGCCTCCACCGTGGACACCGTCCACCAGACCTACGCGGTGGTGCCCTTCCGCCACAAGATCGGGGCGGCCGCGCGCGTGCTGGCGGTTACCGACGCTGAAGCCGCCCTGGTGTTCGTGCGCACCAAGTCCACCGCCGAGGACGTGGCCATCGAGCTTGCCGGCCGCGGCATTCAGGCGGCCGCGATCTCCGGCGACGTGCCTCAGCGCGAGCGCGAGCGGCTGGTCGAGCGGCTGCGCGCCGGCACCCTCGACGTACTGGTCGCCACCGACGTTGCCGCCCGCGGCCTGGACGTGGACCGCATCGGCCTGGTTGTCAACTTTGACGTGCCCCGCGAGGCGGAGGCCTACGTGCACCGCATCGGCCGCACCGGCCGCGCGGGTCGCCACGGCGAGGCCGTCACCTTCCTGACCCCGAAGGAGAAGGGCAAGCTCCGCCAGATCGAGCGCCTGACCGGCACCCGGCTGGAGGAGGTCACCCTCCCCTCCCCCGCCGACGTTTCGGCGCACCGCGCCGGCAAGCTGCTTGAGCGGGCCGCAGCCCGGTACGAGCGCGGGCGCCTGGAGATGTACACCGAGCTGGTAGCCGCCAAGAGCGAGGAGCTGGGGGTGGACGCCGACGAGCTCGCCGCTACTTTGCTGGCGCTGGCGGTTGGTGACGAGGGCCCGCGCCGACGCCGCGATGGGGAGCGGCCGCGGCGCGGCAGCCGTGAGGAGCTCCTGGATGAGGACGGCTCCTTCGTGTCAGCGTCCTTCGAGGGCGGCCGCGACGACCGTCGCGGGCGCCGCGGAGACCGCATCGACGGCAAGCCGGGTGCCGGTCGCGGCGGGCGTCGACGTCATGAGGACGGCTCAGGCACCGTGTACCGCATTGAGGTCGGACACCGAGACCGGGTGCTGCCGGGGGCGATCGTCGGCGCCCTGGCCAATGAGGGCTCTATCTCCGGGTCGGATATCGGCAAGATCGACATCATGCAGTCCTTCTCCCTGGTGGAGATCCACACGCCGCTGAGCCAGGAGCAGCTGGAGAACATGCGCCACGCCACCTTCGCCGGCCGGGAGCTGCGTATTCGTGTGGACGAGGGGCCCGGGCACGGCTGGGATGGTCCGCGGGGTGGTCGCTCCGGTGGCGGGTACCGGGGCGGACGGAACAATGACCGCGGTTCCGGACGTTATGACCGCGGCGGCTTCAAGCGGCGCTACGACCGTGATGACCGCCGCAACGACAGGAATGACAGGAGCGGGCGCTGGGACAACCGCGGTTGGGACGGCCGCCGCAAGGGAGGCTTCCGCGGTAATCGCGACGGGCGGTGA
- a CDS encoding DUF349 domain-containing protein — protein sequence MTEQTQPQAESTTPEVEPLAAAGQAATPSMPAAPAADEQATTADVPQPVQSSAAPEPAEPSSQDTAATEPQEETAPQQTQPDTSSSQADSPASADAAPTAEPQPAADDKPADSQQANEQPAPTEPEIDPEAAMDAAKWGRVDGEGRVYVQDGGTEREVGQFPGVPIAEAMAYYVRRYLDLSSNVDLFAARLPHLSVREIDSTIKNLEESLKEPTAVGDLEALRARFAALKSVAVERRQAVAAERAAAKEQALKDRTAIVERAEAVAAQDPARTQWKSSGAQLRTLLEQWKEAQRRGPRLDRSSEDALWKRFSHARTTFDRHRRQYFSELDAKQAKVKAAKEALIKRAEELSNSTDWAGTSARYRELMNEWKKAGRASRKEDDALWERFHAAQQVFYDARRAKDEATDAEYADNLKVKEELAAKAEALLPIKDPKAARKALRPIQEAWDEAGRVPRNAVRRLESRMRAVEDALRRAEQAEWRRTDPETQARAQGLASQLEDSIAGLEADLAAARQSGDAKAQAQAEAALTARRAWLDQVRRTTRA from the coding sequence ATGACCGAGCAGACACAGCCCCAGGCCGAGTCCACCACACCCGAGGTGGAACCCTTGGCCGCCGCCGGGCAGGCTGCTACCCCAAGTATGCCTGCGGCACCCGCTGCCGACGAGCAGGCCACCACCGCCGACGTCCCCCAGCCCGTACAGTCGTCCGCCGCGCCGGAGCCTGCCGAGCCGTCATCGCAGGACACTGCCGCGACTGAGCCTCAGGAAGAGACGGCGCCGCAGCAGACGCAGCCCGATACGTCCTCTTCGCAAGCGGACTCGCCTGCGTCGGCCGACGCCGCACCGACGGCTGAGCCACAGCCTGCAGCCGATGACAAGCCTGCAGACAGCCAGCAGGCCAACGAGCAGCCCGCACCGACCGAGCCGGAGATCGACCCGGAGGCCGCCATGGACGCTGCCAAGTGGGGCCGGGTGGACGGCGAGGGCCGCGTCTACGTGCAGGACGGCGGCACCGAGCGTGAAGTCGGCCAGTTCCCCGGCGTCCCGATCGCCGAGGCCATGGCCTACTACGTGCGCCGCTACCTGGACCTGAGCTCCAACGTGGACCTGTTCGCGGCCCGGCTGCCGCACCTGTCGGTACGGGAGATCGACTCCACCATCAAGAATCTGGAGGAGTCCCTCAAAGAGCCCACCGCCGTCGGCGACCTGGAGGCTCTGCGCGCCCGGTTCGCGGCCCTGAAGTCGGTGGCCGTGGAACGTCGCCAGGCGGTCGCCGCGGAACGCGCAGCCGCCAAGGAGCAGGCACTGAAGGACCGCACCGCAATCGTGGAACGTGCCGAGGCCGTCGCCGCCCAGGACCCGGCCCGCACCCAGTGGAAGTCCTCCGGTGCGCAGCTGCGCACCCTGCTGGAGCAGTGGAAGGAGGCGCAGCGCCGGGGCCCGCGCCTGGACCGCTCGTCAGAGGACGCCCTGTGGAAGCGGTTCAGCCACGCCCGCACCACCTTCGACCGCCACCGCCGCCAGTACTTCAGCGAACTGGACGCCAAGCAGGCCAAGGTGAAGGCCGCCAAGGAGGCGCTGATCAAGCGCGCAGAGGAGCTGTCCAACTCCACGGACTGGGCCGGAACGTCGGCCCGCTACCGCGAGCTCATGAACGAGTGGAAGAAGGCCGGCCGCGCCTCCCGCAAGGAGGACGACGCCCTGTGGGAGCGTTTCCACGCCGCCCAGCAGGTCTTCTACGACGCCCGCCGGGCCAAGGACGAGGCTACCGACGCCGAGTACGCCGACAACCTGAAGGTCAAGGAGGAGCTGGCCGCCAAGGCTGAGGCGCTGCTCCCGATCAAGGACCCCAAGGCCGCCCGCAAGGCGCTGCGGCCCATCCAGGAGGCATGGGACGAGGCGGGCCGCGTGCCCCGCAACGCGGTGCGTCGGCTGGAGTCGCGCATGCGCGCCGTCGAGGATGCTCTGCGCCGGGCGGAGCAGGCCGAGTGGCGCCGCACGGATCCGGAGACTCAGGCTCGTGCCCAGGGGCTGGCCAGCCAGCTGGAGGACTCCATTGCTGGGCTCGAGGCCGATCTGGCCGCAGCCAGGCAGTCCGGTGATGCCAAGGCGCAGGCGCAGGCCGAGGCGGCACTGACTGCACGGCGGGCCTGGCTCGACCAGGTACGCCGCACAACCCGCGCCTGA
- a CDS encoding TrmH family RNA methyltransferase gives MAGKTAEDGYGDNPGERALTDRSAPAAQRIADLAKVAGRPSKSVLVEDLEPLLNAMRAGLRFSEVYVLDSVRPPRELVAECGRRRVPVTVMAAGLATELFRSDKRPEIFGVARVPAPVEPEQLLEADGDLLILDGVRIVGNIGAIARSAYAFGAAGIVLVGSGLASIADRRLIRASRGYVFSVPVALMDWPQVQALIADFTRAGGHVAAVDAGATGSLDRLSAWEGRLALILGAETTGLTPQARALAQAAVSIPMNPAVESLNVSVAAGVLLHRRAWRNLAPTAQ, from the coding sequence ATGGCCGGGAAGACCGCCGAGGACGGTTACGGGGACAACCCCGGAGAAAGGGCCCTCACCGACAGGTCGGCGCCGGCCGCGCAGCGGATTGCTGACCTGGCGAAGGTTGCGGGGCGTCCCAGTAAATCCGTGCTGGTGGAGGACCTGGAGCCGCTACTAAATGCTATGCGGGCAGGGCTGAGGTTCTCCGAGGTGTATGTCCTGGACTCAGTGCGCCCGCCCCGGGAGCTTGTGGCCGAGTGCGGCCGTAGGCGGGTTCCTGTCACCGTCATGGCCGCCGGCCTGGCGACTGAGCTATTCCGGTCCGACAAGCGCCCGGAGATATTCGGCGTGGCCCGCGTGCCTGCACCGGTGGAGCCCGAGCAGCTGCTTGAGGCCGACGGCGACCTGCTGATTCTTGACGGCGTGCGGATCGTTGGCAATATCGGGGCGATCGCCCGCAGTGCCTACGCCTTTGGCGCCGCCGGGATCGTGCTGGTGGGTTCCGGGCTGGCCTCCATCGCGGACCGGCGCCTGATCCGCGCCAGCCGGGGCTACGTCTTCTCGGTGCCGGTGGCGCTGATGGACTGGCCGCAGGTGCAGGCACTGATCGCCGACTTCACCCGCGCCGGCGGGCATGTGGCCGCAGTGGACGCCGGGGCGACGGGCTCGCTAGACCGGCTCTCGGCCTGGGAGGGCAGGCTCGCCCTGATCCTGGGGGCCGAGACTACCGGGCTGACGCCGCAGGCCCGGGCACTGGCGCAGGCGGCGGTGAGCATCCCGATGAACCCGGCGGTGGAGTCGCTGAACGTATCGGTCGCCGCAGGCGTGCTGCTACACCGCCGCGCCTGGCGCAACCTGGCGCCGACTGCCCAGTAG
- the hisS gene encoding histidine--tRNA ligase, which translates to MRPMAPAQVRQAQSSLSGFPEWLPAARIVEQQFLDTLRRTFELHGFSGIETRAVEPLSELTRKGETSKEVYLLSRLQADPGEAEETDPSKQLGLHFDLTVPFARYVLDNAGTLHFPFKRYQIQKVWRGERPQEGRFREFVQADIDVVGDGSLPLFHDVEMPLVMHEALSALPIPAVTIHVSNRKVAQGFYQSVGVGEEKLAEVLRVVDKLDKIGAGRVATELVDGVGITEEQADAALRLARITGADAEQLRADVLAALNGADPSELLVQGLDELAELLRSAAHRRPGAIVADLKIARGLDYYTGTVYESFMAGHEDLGSVCSGGRYDSLASDGKRTFPGVGISIGVSRLLARVIGAGMLDVTRAVPTAVLVAVTDEAHRSASDAVADQLRARGIAADVSPTAAKYGKQIRFADKRGIPFVWFPGADGEPGSVKDIRTGEQVQAEPATWWPADQADLAPRLHAADDAAGRAGERS; encoded by the coding sequence ATGCGGCCCATGGCTCCAGCACAGGTCCGACAGGCGCAATCGTCTCTCTCAGGCTTCCCCGAGTGGCTTCCCGCCGCCCGCATCGTCGAGCAGCAGTTCCTCGACACCCTGCGCCGTACCTTCGAACTGCACGGATTCAGCGGGATCGAGACCCGGGCCGTCGAGCCGCTGTCAGAGCTGACTCGCAAGGGTGAGACCAGTAAGGAGGTCTACCTGCTCTCACGCTTGCAGGCTGATCCCGGCGAGGCGGAGGAGACGGACCCGAGCAAGCAGCTCGGCCTCCACTTCGACCTGACCGTCCCCTTCGCCCGCTACGTGCTGGACAATGCGGGCACCCTGCACTTCCCGTTCAAGCGCTACCAGATCCAGAAGGTCTGGCGCGGCGAGCGCCCGCAGGAGGGCCGCTTCCGCGAGTTCGTCCAGGCGGATATCGACGTGGTCGGTGATGGCAGCCTGCCGCTGTTCCACGACGTGGAGATGCCACTGGTCATGCACGAGGCTCTCTCCGCACTGCCGATCCCGGCCGTCACCATCCACGTGTCCAATCGGAAGGTCGCCCAGGGCTTCTACCAGTCGGTCGGCGTCGGCGAGGAGAAGCTGGCGGAGGTGCTGCGCGTGGTCGACAAGCTAGACAAGATCGGGGCCGGCCGGGTGGCCACCGAGCTGGTTGACGGCGTCGGCATCACGGAGGAGCAGGCGGACGCGGCCCTGCGGCTGGCGCGGATCACCGGCGCTGACGCCGAGCAGCTGCGCGCAGATGTCCTGGCCGCGCTCAACGGCGCCGACCCCAGCGAGTTGCTGGTCCAGGGCTTGGACGAGCTGGCCGAGCTGCTGCGCTCCGCCGCGCACCGCCGCCCCGGCGCCATCGTCGCCGACCTCAAGATCGCCCGCGGGTTGGACTACTACACGGGCACCGTCTACGAGTCCTTCATGGCCGGCCACGAGGACCTGGGCTCGGTGTGCTCCGGCGGCCGCTACGACTCCCTGGCATCCGACGGCAAGCGCACCTTCCCCGGAGTGGGCATCTCGATCGGCGTCTCCCGCCTGCTCGCGCGCGTAATTGGCGCCGGCATGCTGGACGTGACGCGCGCCGTGCCGACGGCCGTACTGGTCGCGGTCACCGATGAGGCGCACCGGTCTGCCTCCGACGCCGTCGCCGACCAGTTGCGTGCCCGGGGCATTGCCGCGGATGTGTCCCCGACGGCGGCGAAGTACGGCAAGCAGATCCGCTTCGCGGACAAGCGCGGTATTCCCTTCGTGTGGTTCCCGGGCGCCGACGGCGAGCCCGGCTCGGTCAAGGACATCCGCACCGGTGAGCAGGTACAGGCGGAGCCAGCCACCTGGTGGCCCGCCGATCAGGCGGACCTCGCTCCCAGGCTGCACGCAGCCGACGATGCCGCCGGCCGTGCGGGGGAGCGGAGCTGA
- a CDS encoding GTPase: MPDPISTADPLGVLARLVEVGEGLVPADLIDTGRALVERAGQRRLIAPGVGVVALLGATGSGKSSLFNAICGAELAPVAVTRPTSTQPIAALPTAPPPAVDSAVGRLLDWLGVHERVRIPETPSWGPSAVGVGPSTVLLDLPDVDSDVTRHRAVAERLAGLVDVLVWVLDPEKYADAVIHHDFIEPMAEHAAVSVVALNQVDRLSDRDREAATQDLTRLLAAEGMAGVDVIQVSARTGQGVPELRARIRAVADAEDVTHTRLCADARAWAALVRERIPQEGVDAPGPSADTSLEAVVQAAGRAIGVERIADAVGASMRLGAARRVGWLPARWVSRLRRDPLRAMHLGADVRGHRPAPDGPTPVVARTSLPAPDVAADAAMRVATEAYAASRTRQLPDAAREQATARLCEGAKQLYDQLDAAVARTDLEQAASPRWWAVANAAQVLTTLMALVGGAWLAVLYLMDRYLLLPVDPPRWGHVPWPTILLLAGLLGGLALAAAGTALARVGAARRRARARERLQRAVAEVVSTSVETPLEQELARYAEVSGLLDTLCPPSR; the protein is encoded by the coding sequence ATGCCGGACCCCATCTCGACCGCGGACCCCCTGGGGGTGCTTGCCCGCCTGGTTGAGGTCGGTGAGGGCCTCGTGCCAGCAGACCTGATCGATACCGGGCGCGCCCTGGTGGAGCGGGCCGGCCAGCGCCGCCTCATCGCCCCGGGCGTCGGAGTGGTTGCGCTGCTAGGGGCAACGGGCTCAGGCAAGTCCAGCCTCTTCAACGCGATCTGTGGGGCCGAGCTGGCGCCGGTCGCGGTTACCCGGCCGACGTCGACCCAGCCGATTGCCGCGCTGCCTACCGCGCCACCACCCGCGGTAGACAGCGCCGTCGGCAGGCTCCTGGACTGGCTCGGAGTCCACGAGCGCGTCCGGATACCCGAGACTCCCTCCTGGGGCCCGTCAGCCGTTGGGGTCGGACCAAGCACCGTCCTGCTGGACCTGCCCGATGTCGACTCCGATGTCACGCGGCATCGCGCCGTAGCCGAGCGGCTCGCCGGGCTGGTCGACGTCCTCGTGTGGGTCCTGGACCCGGAGAAGTACGCGGATGCCGTGATTCATCACGACTTCATCGAGCCGATGGCGGAGCACGCGGCCGTTTCCGTCGTCGCCCTCAACCAGGTGGACCGGCTCAGCGACCGTGACCGTGAGGCGGCGACGCAAGACCTGACCCGGCTGCTTGCCGCCGAGGGCATGGCGGGTGTGGACGTGATTCAGGTCAGTGCCCGCACCGGGCAGGGTGTACCGGAGCTGCGTGCCCGCATCCGTGCAGTGGCCGACGCCGAGGACGTGACTCACACGCGTCTGTGCGCCGACGCCAGGGCCTGGGCCGCGCTGGTGCGGGAACGAATCCCCCAGGAGGGGGTGGATGCGCCCGGACCTTCCGCGGATACCTCCCTTGAGGCGGTTGTGCAGGCCGCCGGCCGCGCCATTGGCGTGGAGCGTATAGCCGACGCCGTCGGAGCCTCTATGCGGCTGGGGGCAGCCCGCCGCGTCGGCTGGCTGCCTGCGCGCTGGGTGTCCCGGCTGCGCCGTGATCCGTTGCGCGCCATGCACCTGGGGGCCGATGTCCGCGGGCACCGACCTGCGCCTGACGGCCCCACGCCGGTGGTTGCGCGCACCTCATTGCCAGCGCCGGACGTGGCCGCCGACGCGGCCATGCGCGTAGCCACCGAGGCCTACGCCGCCTCGCGGACCCGCCAGCTGCCGGATGCCGCGCGGGAACAGGCCACAGCGCGCCTGTGTGAGGGCGCGAAGCAGCTCTACGATCAGCTCGACGCCGCCGTGGCCCGCACGGACCTGGAGCAGGCGGCTTCTCCGCGCTGGTGGGCGGTGGCGAATGCCGCGCAGGTGCTTACCACGCTGATGGCACTGGTCGGTGGGGCCTGGCTGGCGGTCCTGTACCTGATGGATCGCTACCTGCTGCTGCCAGTGGATCCGCCCCGCTGGGGACACGTGCCCTGGCCGACGATCCTGCTACTGGCTGGTTTGCTGGGAGGCCTGGCGCTGGCGGCGGCAGGAACAGCCCTGGCGCGCGTCGGCGCCGCCCGTCGTCGCGCGCGTGCGCGTGAACGGCTGCAGCGGGCGGTGGCCGAGGTGGTAAGCACTAGTGTGGAGACGCCCCTGGAGCAGGAGCTCGCCCGCTACGCCGAGGTGAGCGGCCTGCTGGACACTCTGTGCCCGCCGTCGCGTTGA
- a CDS encoding MBL fold metallo-hydrolase, with translation MLIERTLAAVFGSNCYVLAAEPGAPALVVDPGAGAARGAMALMRSNHLRLGAILLTHGHADHVWDAQRLIDAAVTEGRVDAGPGGTADPTSVPVYIPQPDHYRLDDPAATTGITVDGKTFADLAGSAWLRPADVRPFPQDGFVHAVELVPGVAVRAVPAPGHSEGSTLFFLNARLGDNQLLFEAEALDDPADADERDYLVALDGDVIFKGSVGRTDLPGGDQYQMWATLRLLASAVDPDTVLLPGHGAATTMAHEHHANPYLAEAKVRGGETGA, from the coding sequence ATGCTCATTGAGCGCACCCTTGCTGCCGTTTTCGGATCCAACTGTTACGTCCTGGCCGCTGAGCCGGGAGCCCCGGCGCTGGTGGTGGATCCGGGTGCTGGAGCCGCCCGCGGCGCGATGGCGCTGATGCGCTCGAATCACCTGCGGTTGGGGGCCATCCTGCTTACCCACGGGCACGCCGACCACGTCTGGGACGCTCAGCGCCTGATCGACGCCGCAGTGACCGAGGGACGCGTGGATGCCGGGCCGGGCGGCACGGCGGACCCCACCAGCGTGCCGGTATACATTCCCCAGCCGGATCATTACCGCCTCGACGACCCCGCCGCCACTACTGGAATCACGGTTGACGGTAAGACCTTCGCGGACCTCGCCGGCAGCGCCTGGCTGCGCCCGGCGGATGTGCGTCCCTTCCCGCAGGACGGCTTTGTCCACGCGGTTGAGTTGGTTCCTGGTGTGGCCGTCCGGGCAGTGCCGGCACCCGGGCACTCGGAGGGCTCCACGCTGTTCTTCCTAAACGCCAGGCTTGGCGATAACCAGTTGCTGTTCGAGGCGGAGGCGCTGGATGATCCCGCCGACGCTGACGAACGTGACTACCTAGTGGCGCTGGACGGGGATGTGATCTTCAAGGGCAGTGTGGGCCGCACAGATCTGCCCGGCGGGGACCAGTACCAGATGTGGGCGACGCTGCGGCTGCTGGCCAGCGCCGTAGATCCCGACACAGTGCTGCTGCCCGGGCATGGTGCAGCCACCACCATGGCTCACGAGCACCATGCCAACCCCTACCTGGCCGAGGCCAAGGTGCGCGGTGGCGAGACCGGCGCGTGA